One Indicator indicator isolate 239-I01 chromosome 9, UM_Iind_1.1, whole genome shotgun sequence genomic window carries:
- the NEIL2 gene encoding endonuclease 8-like 2 produces MPEGPSVRKFQLLTSPFVGQVVSKVGGSTRKINVNGLNALRLQDSQVHGKNLYLAFVAAESPLAPTAEERVLRREAANGASSPGQEGQEQVCAAQTHPQDEEVQELQHTRSEIPAAAEGQGHWLRFHFGLFGSVRANEFSRANKANKRGDWKDPTPRLVLHFENGGFLAFYNCQMNWCSSPRADPASDILSVEFHRGQALDALHKPSPICYILLDQRYFSGLGNIIKNEILYLAKVHPLTPGSLLARSDLEHLLDCAIQFSSDWLHSKLRGEGLHLQIYQKQQCPLGHAVMKGTFGPPGGFKRLTWWCPQCQPVLLSGDGDHSSVTE; encoded by the exons ATGCCAGAGGGCCCCTCAGTGAGGAAGTTCCAGCTGCTGACCTCCCCTTTTGTGGGGCAAGTGGTGTCCAAGGTGGGGGGAAGCACAAGGAAGATCAATGTGAATGGCCTGAATGCCCTGAGGCTCCAGGACTCCCAG GTTCATGGGAAGAACTTGTACCTGGCATTTGTGGCAGCTGAAAGTCCCTTAGCACCAACTGCAGAAGAGAGAGTGCTGCGAAGAGAGGCTGCTAATGGGGCAAGTTCTCCTGGCCAGGAAGGGCAAGAACAGGTTTGTGCTGCACAGACCCATCCCCAGGATGAGGAAGTGCAGGAGCTCCAGCACACCAGGTCTGaaatcccagctgcagcagaggggcagggccACTGGCTGCGGTTCCACTTCGGCTTGTTTGGCAGCGTTCGGGCAAATGAATTCTCCAGAGCAAACAAAGCCAATAAGAGGGGGGACTGGAAGGACCCTACACCCAG ACTGGTTCTGCACTTTGAGAATGGAGGGTtccttgctttctacaactgccAGATGAACTGGTGCTCCTCTCCCAGGGCTGATCCTGCTTCTGACATCTTGTCTGTGGAGTTCCACCGTGGCCAGGCGTTGGATGCTCTCCACAAACCCAGTCCCATCTGCTACATCCTCTTAGACCAAAGATATTTTTCAGGGTTGG GAAATATCATCAAGAATGAGATCCTGTACCTGGCCAAGGTCCATCCATTAACACCAGGCTCTCTCTTGGCTCGCTCAGATCTGGAACATCTGCTGGACTGTGCCATTCAGTTCAGCTCTGACTGGCTGCACAGCAAGCTGCGTGGTGAAGGGCTGCACCTTCAGATCtaccagaagcagcagtgtcCCCTCGGGCATGCGGTGATGAAGGGAACCTTTGGACCCCCAGGTGGCTTTAAGAGACTTACATGGTGGTGTCCTCAGTGCCAGCCTGTGTTGCTGTCAGGGGATGGGGATCATTCCTCAGTCACTGAGTGA